The Sporolituus thermophilus DSM 23256 genome has a segment encoding these proteins:
- the tsaD gene encoding tRNA (adenosine(37)-N6)-threonylcarbamoyltransferase complex transferase subunit TsaD, translating into MAVLTLALETSCDETSAAVVADGRVILSNIISSQVPLHQKYGGVVPEIASRKHIETVMPVVHEALTAAGATLGDINVVGVTYGPGLVGALLVGVAAAKALAFALDIPLVGVNHLEGHIFANFLAHPDLQPPFVALIVSGGHTSLVHVRDYNDFALLGQTRDDAAGEAFDKVARVMGLPYPGGPHIDRLAAQGDPSAIAFPRALTGDNFEFSFSGLKSAVLNYLNSAKQRGLAVNAADVAASFQAAVVEVLVEKTLRAAESCSTGVIVLAGGVAANSRLQAELGRRAAADGLRLFFPPPILCTDNAAMIACRAYYKHIAGRYADLHLNAVPALKLGQ; encoded by the coding sequence TTGGCAGTATTGACCTTGGCTTTGGAAACGAGCTGTGATGAAACCTCCGCGGCGGTCGTGGCCGACGGACGCGTTATTCTTTCCAACATCATCTCTTCGCAGGTGCCGCTGCACCAGAAATATGGCGGCGTAGTACCGGAAATAGCATCGCGTAAACATATCGAAACCGTAATGCCTGTGGTACATGAAGCGTTAACCGCCGCCGGCGCGACGCTGGGAGATATAAACGTAGTGGGCGTCACCTACGGCCCCGGCCTGGTCGGCGCGCTGCTGGTCGGCGTGGCTGCCGCTAAAGCGTTGGCCTTCGCGCTGGACATACCGCTGGTTGGCGTTAATCATCTGGAAGGCCATATTTTCGCCAATTTTTTGGCCCATCCTGACCTCCAGCCGCCATTTGTAGCGCTGATCGTGTCCGGTGGCCATACCTCGCTTGTGCATGTCCGGGACTATAATGACTTTGCGCTACTCGGGCAGACCCGTGACGACGCGGCCGGAGAAGCCTTTGACAAAGTGGCGCGGGTGATGGGCTTGCCCTATCCAGGCGGCCCGCATATCGACCGCCTGGCGGCCCAGGGCGACCCGTCGGCCATTGCCTTTCCCCGCGCCCTAACCGGCGACAATTTTGAGTTTAGCTTTAGCGGCCTTAAATCGGCAGTGCTTAATTATCTTAACAGTGCCAAACAGCGCGGTTTGGCGGTGAACGCCGCCGATGTGGCCGCCAGTTTTCAGGCGGCCGTGGTAGAGGTGTTGGTGGAGAAGACGCTCCGCGCGGCCGAAAGCTGCAGCACCGGCGTTATTGTTTTGGCCGGGGGGGTAGCCGCCAACAGCCGGCTACAGGCCGAACTGGGCCGGCGGGCCGCCGCCGACGGCCTAAGGCTTTTTTTTCCGCCGCCGATTCTGTGCACCGACAATGCGGCGATGATTGCCTGCCGCGCCTATTATAAGCATATCGCCGGCCGTTATGCCGATTTACATCTTAATGCCGTGCCGGCATTGAAATTAGGACAATGA
- the rimI gene encoding ribosomal protein S18-alanine N-acetyltransferase: MSGRQWVIRPMTADDIDAVLKVEQASFTMPWSRAAFTAEVVDNDLAYYLVGEADGTVVGYAGMWIILDEAHVTNVAVLPAYRGQGLGEQLLTALMADAKKRGALSMTLEVRVSNEGAQRLYRRLGFTPRGIRKQYYSDTKEDALIMWKEGL, from the coding sequence ATGAGCGGACGACAGTGGGTCATCCGGCCAATGACAGCCGACGATATTGATGCCGTACTAAAAGTCGAGCAGGCTTCTTTTACCATGCCATGGTCACGGGCGGCGTTTACGGCCGAAGTTGTGGATAATGACTTAGCCTACTATCTGGTAGGCGAAGCGGACGGCACCGTGGTCGGCTATGCCGGGATGTGGATTATTTTGGATGAAGCGCATGTCACTAATGTTGCCGTTTTGCCTGCCTATCGCGGCCAGGGCCTGGGTGAACAATTGCTAACTGCTTTGATGGCTGATGCGAAAAAGCGGGGGGCCTTAAGTATGACGCTTGAGGTGCGCGTCTCCAATGAAGGTGCACAGCGCCTGTACCGGCGGCTGGGGTTTACGCCGCGCGGCATCCGCAAGCAGTATTATAGCGATACTAAGGAAGACGCCTTAATCATGTGGAAAGAAGGCCTTTGA
- the tsaB gene encoding tRNA (adenosine(37)-N6)-threonylcarbamoyltransferase complex dimerization subunit type 1 TsaB: protein MPVLALDTATLVSSVALATADRLLAELTLQTRKTHSERLMPHIAELLRMSDLTKDQIKAVAVSIGPGSFTGLRIGLATAKALAYAWNVPLVGVPTLAALAYCCPLPGLLLSPLLDAQKGNMYNALYRWEQGGLKEITPARVIAAEECLAELATRSEPVVLLGEGAQQYRDKAEAIGGSLVIVPPHIVITRAGSVALLAQEMLRQGVRHDVMKLEPYYIRRSEAEELWERRHGVCG from the coding sequence GTGCCGGTACTGGCTTTAGATACTGCGACCCTAGTGTCTAGCGTGGCCTTGGCAACCGCTGACCGCCTGCTAGCCGAGCTAACGCTCCAGACCCGCAAGACGCATTCCGAGCGGCTGATGCCCCATATCGCCGAACTTCTGCGCATGAGCGACTTGACAAAGGACCAAATCAAGGCTGTGGCCGTCAGCATCGGACCAGGATCGTTCACCGGGCTGCGCATTGGTCTGGCCACGGCGAAAGCGCTCGCTTACGCCTGGAATGTGCCGCTGGTCGGCGTGCCCACCCTGGCGGCTTTGGCCTACTGCTGTCCGCTGCCGGGCCTTCTGCTGTCACCGCTGTTAGACGCGCAAAAAGGGAATATGTACAATGCGCTGTATCGCTGGGAACAGGGCGGACTTAAAGAAATAACGCCGGCGCGGGTGATAGCAGCCGAAGAATGCCTGGCGGAACTGGCAACGCGGTCCGAACCGGTGGTACTCCTTGGCGAAGGAGCCCAGCAATACCGCGATAAGGCAGAAGCAATCGGCGGCAGTCTGGTAATTGTTCCCCCGCATATCGTCATCACGCGGGCCGGCAGTGTGGCGCTGTTGGCGCAAGAAATGCTGCGGCAAGGGGTACGGCATGACGTCATGAAGCTTGAACCTTATTATATTAGGCGCTCCGAAGCGGAAGAGCTGTGGGAGCGCCGTCACGGAGTCTGTGGATGA
- the tsaE gene encoding tRNA (adenosine(37)-N6)-threonylcarbamoyltransferase complex ATPase subunit type 1 TsaE, translated as MLVYKTCTPDATEALGGKLAELLAPGDVVCLSGDLGAGKTLFVQGVVAGLGADATDVTSPTFTIMNVYAARIPVYHFDLYRLENTAALADIGFEEYLGGDGVALIEWADKFPAALPAEYLDIRFTVGEWPTERIITMIPQGTRYLQMSEELKERAGTGFRYCDPSV; from the coding sequence ATGTTAGTATATAAAACTTGTACGCCGGACGCGACGGAAGCGTTAGGCGGAAAACTGGCAGAGCTGCTGGCGCCGGGCGATGTTGTTTGTCTGTCCGGCGACCTTGGGGCCGGTAAGACGTTATTCGTACAAGGTGTTGTCGCCGGATTGGGCGCTGATGCCACCGACGTCACCAGTCCGACCTTTACGATTATGAATGTCTATGCGGCTCGCATACCGGTTTATCATTTTGACCTGTACCGTCTTGAAAATACCGCGGCGCTGGCTGATATCGGGTTTGAAGAGTATCTGGGCGGTGATGGCGTGGCGCTTATCGAATGGGCCGATAAATTTCCGGCGGCGCTTCCCGCAGAGTACCTGGATATTCGTTTTACCGTCGGCGAATGGCCTACCGAACGAATAATCACCATGATACCGCAGGGGACGCGCTATTTACAAATGAGCGAGGAGTTGAAAGAGCGTGCCGGTACTGGCTTTAGATACTGCGACCCTAGTGTCTAG
- the thiL gene encoding thiamine-phosphate kinase, producing MQPEKVVKSGFVVVLMDLKEIGEFGLIDLIQTDAIQDPGTVVVGIGDDAAVLLPTPRQLQLVTADMLVEGIHFDLGYTTAWQLGYKAIAVNLSDIAAMGGVPRHAVISLALPRQTPVEFVVNLYQGMKEICREFRVNIVGGDTVASPHGLIINVAVMGEVEPAQLVRRSGARVGDIVAVTGVLGSSAAGLDLLGLDNWAEYDFAWPLVTAHLTPRPQVKAGPLLGLHGATSMDDISDGLASEAHEIAKASKVGLRIDAARVPLAPELKQAAAMLGKDPLDYALYGGEDYQLVFTIGREKFQALSVIDFGVPLTVIGEVTEAAGSVKLVMDDGTEQELAPRGYNHFR from the coding sequence ATGCAGCCCGAAAAGGTAGTCAAAAGCGGATTTGTGGTGGTGCTTATGGATTTAAAAGAAATTGGCGAGTTTGGCTTGATAGATTTAATTCAGACCGACGCTATTCAGGATCCGGGAACAGTCGTGGTCGGCATTGGTGACGACGCTGCCGTGCTGCTGCCCACGCCCCGCCAACTGCAGCTTGTAACCGCCGATATGCTGGTAGAAGGAATACATTTCGATTTGGGGTATACAACGGCTTGGCAGCTCGGCTATAAAGCTATCGCCGTTAACCTGAGCGATATCGCGGCCATGGGCGGCGTGCCGCGCCATGCCGTTATTTCCCTGGCTCTGCCCCGGCAAACACCGGTAGAGTTTGTTGTCAACCTTTACCAGGGCATGAAGGAAATCTGCCGTGAGTTTCGTGTCAACATCGTCGGCGGTGATACGGTAGCAAGCCCGCATGGCCTGATTATTAATGTCGCGGTCATGGGGGAAGTGGAGCCTGCCCAGCTTGTCCGTCGCTCCGGAGCGCGAGTCGGCGACATAGTAGCCGTAACCGGCGTGCTCGGCAGTTCCGCCGCCGGTCTCGACTTGCTTGGCCTTGACAATTGGGCTGAGTACGATTTTGCCTGGCCGCTCGTAACAGCCCATCTCACCCCCCGCCCGCAGGTCAAAGCCGGCCCATTGCTGGGGCTCCATGGCGCGACCAGTATGGACGATATCAGCGACGGGTTGGCCAGTGAGGCGCACGAAATTGCCAAGGCTAGCAAGGTCGGTCTGCGCATTGATGCCGCGCGGGTACCGCTAGCCCCTGAACTTAAACAGGCGGCGGCCATGCTGGGGAAGGATCCTTTGGATTATGCCCTGTATGGGGGTGAAGACTACCAGTTAGTTTTTACGATAGGCCGGGAAAAATTCCAGGCTTTGTCAGTAATCGACTTTGGCGTACCGCTGACCGTTATTGGTGAGGTTACCGAAGCGGCTGGCAGCGTAAAACTGGTAATGGACGATGGCACCGAGCAGGAACTGGCGCCACGGGGGTACAACCATTTCCGTTAG
- the alr gene encoding alanine racemase, with translation MRPTHVQVDLGAIRHNITQIRRRLKPSTNLTAVVKANAYGHGAIPVSRAALAAGADSLAVALPEEGVQLRDAGFTVPILVLGLTLPEQASLLVEYDLTATVCTEDGLKALAHAARRTAKRARVMVKADTGMGRIGLTPDKLLPFLTTAAAMPEIELRGLFTHLATADAADKSYARRQLAAFTAILDQAAAAGISLPYISAANSATVIDIADGHFNTVRPGIAIYGLPPSPEMHQSLDLRPAMAFKTRIVYIKEVPAGFAVSYGCTYITPQATYLATLPVGYADGYSRDLSNKASVLIGGKRRPVVGRICMDQTIVDLGPVCDAAVGDEAVLFGRQGDAEITVTELAELAGTINYELVCGISGRVPRLYVNDGDER, from the coding sequence ATGCGACCAACGCATGTTCAAGTCGACCTGGGAGCAATTCGTCATAACATAACGCAAATCAGGCGGCGGCTTAAACCCTCTACCAACTTGACAGCCGTGGTGAAAGCCAACGCGTATGGACACGGCGCCATTCCTGTCAGTCGGGCGGCCCTCGCCGCCGGCGCCGACAGCCTGGCCGTCGCTCTGCCAGAGGAAGGAGTCCAGCTCCGAGATGCCGGCTTCACCGTGCCTATTCTGGTCCTTGGTCTTACTTTGCCCGAACAGGCCTCCTTGCTGGTAGAATATGACCTCACAGCCACGGTATGCACGGAGGACGGCCTAAAGGCGCTGGCGCACGCCGCACGGCGCACAGCCAAACGGGCCCGCGTTATGGTTAAAGCCGATACCGGTATGGGGCGTATCGGTCTGACGCCTGACAAGCTGCTCCCCTTTCTCACCACCGCGGCTGCCATGCCCGAGATTGAACTTCGTGGCCTATTCACGCACCTGGCAACGGCCGATGCCGCGGATAAAAGCTACGCCCGCCGCCAGTTGGCCGCCTTTACCGCCATCCTTGACCAGGCCGCGGCCGCCGGTATTTCGCTGCCCTATATTTCCGCCGCCAACAGTGCCACCGTGATCGACATCGCCGACGGCCATTTCAATACCGTTAGACCCGGCATCGCTATTTACGGTCTGCCGCCATCACCCGAAATGCACCAATCGCTCGACCTCCGGCCGGCCATGGCATTCAAAACCCGCATTGTCTATATCAAAGAAGTACCGGCCGGCTTCGCCGTCAGCTATGGCTGCACATATATAACGCCCCAAGCCACCTATCTCGCCACGCTTCCGGTTGGTTACGCCGACGGCTACAGCCGCGACCTCTCCAATAAAGCCAGTGTCCTCATCGGTGGCAAACGCCGCCCTGTCGTGGGGCGTATCTGTATGGATCAGACCATTGTCGATTTAGGACCTGTCTGCGACGCGGCTGTCGGCGACGAAGCCGTCCTGTTCGGTCGTCAGGGCGACGCCGAAATTACCGTCACCGAACTGGCTGAATTAGCAGGAACGATTAACTACGAACTGGTCTGCGGCATAAGCGGCCGTGTCCCCCGTCTGTATGTAAATGACGGTGACGAAAGGTAG
- a CDS encoding GerMN domain-containing protein: MSRKAVPFFLILLLLALLAIGCATSTPATVQPPYQPPKTSDATEAPAPPAQETMRLTVYHATKDAMYLVPEVHVVPKNNHPAQTAAELLLADPKSRDLVRVLPPGTKVRSLTVKDHIAYVDFNDKLIKNNAGGSATELLTVGAIVNTLTEFPEIQKVQILVEGQKVETLSGHMDVSHPLSRSEKIIKKP; this comes from the coding sequence ATGTCCCGCAAAGCGGTGCCTTTCTTCCTGATCCTGCTTCTCCTCGCCCTGCTTGCTATTGGCTGCGCTACCAGTACACCGGCCACGGTTCAGCCGCCTTATCAACCGCCCAAAACGAGTGATGCGACGGAAGCGCCCGCGCCGCCGGCGCAGGAGACGATGCGGCTCACCGTATATCACGCCACAAAAGATGCTATGTACCTTGTCCCTGAGGTTCATGTGGTCCCCAAAAACAACCATCCGGCGCAAACGGCGGCGGAACTGTTGCTCGCCGATCCGAAGTCGCGGGATTTGGTGCGCGTGCTGCCGCCGGGGACAAAGGTCCGTAGTCTTACGGTCAAAGATCATATCGCTTACGTGGATTTTAATGACAAGCTAATCAAGAACAATGCGGGCGGATCGGCTACCGAACTGTTGACCGTAGGCGCCATTGTCAACACACTGACCGAGTTTCCAGAAATCCAGAAAGTGCAAATTTTAGTCGAAGGGCAGAAGGTGGAAACGCTTAGCGGACATATGGACGTGAGTCACCCGCTCAGCCGGTCGGAGAAGATTATTAAAAAACCTTGA
- a CDS encoding N-acetylmuramoyl-L-alanine amidase family protein, which produces MLSLRRTILAVSLCLLLLTPPAFAGPNGVTVTPEPKPAAQIPVVRPEPAAVKQELPLKQEITNIRWATHEDALTGQSKLRLVLDVSGPVRVEAETAAAPTPRLVVNIKGAVPGKVKDALSFGGKIADGAELVATGLDSSRLIVDVPLMLEDGDYRVFTLPSDPKFNRPFRVVVDVNKKVPPVTYKFRPGLKNKVIAIDPGHGGSDPGAIGLGKSQEKVITLAVAKQVQALLEKAGAKVIMTRQDDRDVFGPNATAVEELKARTSIANNRKADVFISIHINSFTNSAAGGTSTYYYQKTPYDMLLAQNLQSALLQAGGLYDRGANPANFYVIKRTVMPATLVELAFISNPEEEKLLNTPQFQQKMAQGIVQGLDRFFAQAAKLGGER; this is translated from the coding sequence GTGTTGTCTTTGCGCCGGACTATTCTGGCCGTGTCCCTTTGTTTGTTGCTGCTAACGCCGCCGGCATTTGCCGGCCCTAATGGGGTGACTGTCACGCCTGAGCCGAAACCGGCCGCCCAAATTCCTGTCGTTAGGCCGGAGCCGGCGGCAGTAAAACAGGAACTTCCCTTGAAGCAGGAAATCACCAATATTCGCTGGGCGACCCATGAAGATGCCCTTACCGGCCAAAGCAAGCTCCGCCTGGTATTGGATGTGTCCGGCCCGGTGCGCGTTGAGGCAGAGACCGCAGCTGCGCCGACGCCACGGCTGGTAGTGAACATTAAAGGCGCCGTACCCGGCAAAGTTAAGGACGCGCTGTCTTTTGGCGGCAAAATTGCCGATGGGGCTGAACTGGTCGCCACAGGCCTTGATTCCAGCCGGTTAATCGTTGACGTGCCCTTAATGCTGGAAGACGGCGATTATCGGGTGTTTACCCTTCCCAGCGATCCTAAGTTTAACCGGCCTTTCCGCGTAGTAGTTGATGTGAATAAAAAGGTTCCACCTGTAACCTATAAGTTTCGTCCTGGTCTGAAAAACAAAGTTATCGCCATCGATCCCGGCCATGGCGGCAGTGACCCCGGGGCCATCGGTTTGGGCAAGTCGCAGGAAAAAGTAATCACTCTTGCGGTGGCCAAGCAGGTGCAGGCCTTGCTGGAAAAAGCCGGCGCCAAAGTGATAATGACCCGGCAGGACGATCGCGACGTGTTTGGACCGAATGCTACGGCCGTTGAAGAACTTAAGGCGCGGACAAGCATTGCCAACAATAGGAAAGCCGACGTTTTCATCAGCATCCATATCAATTCGTTTACCAACAGCGCCGCCGGAGGCACCTCGACTTATTATTATCAAAAAACGCCTTATGATATGCTGCTTGCCCAGAACCTGCAGAGTGCGCTGCTACAGGCAGGGGGCTTGTACGACCGCGGAGCCAATCCCGCCAATTTCTATGTCATCAAACGTACTGTCATGCCGGCAACGTTAGTGGAACTGGCTTTCATCAGCAACCCGGAAGAGGAAAAGCTGCTCAATACGCCGCAGTTTCAGCAAAAAATGGCCCAGGGAATTGTCCAAGGGTTGGACCGGTTTTTCGCACAGGCGGCGAAATTAGGAGGTGAGCGGTGA
- a CDS encoding DUF3006 domain-containing protein translates to MQLKVVIDRFEGDKAVLLIGDEEVQALWPRRLLPSGVREGDILTMALAVDGDATRTAREEAENLLRRLLG, encoded by the coding sequence ATGCAGCTTAAGGTGGTGATTGACCGCTTTGAAGGTGACAAGGCGGTACTCTTAATCGGCGATGAGGAGGTGCAGGCGCTATGGCCGCGCCGGCTGCTGCCGTCGGGCGTTAGGGAAGGCGATATCCTCACCATGGCGCTGGCCGTGGACGGCGATGCCACCCGTACGGCCCGGGAAGAGGCGGAAAACTTACTGCGGCGCTTGCTTGGCTAA
- a CDS encoding ComEC/Rec2 family competence protein codes for MAKISRWRRLIAVCLAVFLLMAAGCGGQGKTAVEPQKAPGLPAPGTVTVKVLDVGQGDAILIRTGDQTVLIDTGDVPARDQLVKYIKKEGIAALDKLIITHPHADHLGGAAAIFDNFPVKQIYDSGQTTTTGLYRQYLQTVQKKNIPFSVLTAGQMVDIGGGALLKVLAPEKPYIQGTESDLNNNSIVVKLVYGNFSMLLTGDAEKEAEERMLKSGSAELKSTVLKSAHHGSSSSSTPAFLAAVAPEAVIISVGANNDYHHPHPSTLKKYNERKLKIYRTDKDGTVTVTTDGKGYTISKEKG; via the coding sequence ATGGCTAAAATATCACGATGGCGCAGGCTAATCGCGGTCTGTCTGGCCGTATTTTTGCTGATGGCAGCCGGGTGTGGCGGCCAGGGCAAAACGGCGGTTGAGCCGCAAAAGGCGCCTGGCCTGCCGGCGCCGGGAACGGTCACAGTCAAGGTGCTTGATGTGGGGCAGGGTGACGCTATTCTCATCCGTACCGGCGACCAGACGGTGCTTATTGACACCGGTGATGTTCCGGCCCGCGATCAATTGGTTAAGTACATAAAAAAAGAAGGGATTGCCGCCCTGGACAAACTGATTATTACCCACCCCCATGCCGATCATCTCGGGGGCGCAGCGGCCATTTTCGACAACTTTCCGGTTAAACAGATTTACGACAGCGGCCAGACTACTACGACCGGCCTGTACCGCCAGTACCTGCAGACAGTCCAGAAAAAGAATATTCCGTTTAGCGTGCTGACAGCCGGCCAGATGGTTGACATTGGCGGCGGCGCGCTACTCAAGGTCTTGGCGCCGGAAAAACCATATATTCAAGGTACCGAATCCGACTTAAACAATAACTCCATTGTTGTCAAACTGGTTTATGGGAATTTTTCCATGCTGCTAACCGGCGATGCCGAAAAAGAAGCGGAGGAGCGCATGTTGAAAAGTGGCAGCGCTGAACTGAAGAGTACCGTTCTTAAAAGCGCTCATCACGGCAGCAGCAGTTCGTCCACTCCTGCCTTCCTGGCGGCGGTGGCGCCAGAGGCGGTCATTATTTCGGTCGGAGCCAACAATGACTACCATCATCCCCATCCCAGCACGTTAAAAAAATATAATGAGCGCAAACTCAAAATTTACCGCACGGACAAAGACGGTACGGTAACGGTGACAACCGACGGTAAAGGCTATACTATTAGCAAGGAGAAAGGATGA
- a CDS encoding type II toxin-antitoxin system PemK/MazF family toxin: MIVKRGDIYYANLSPVVGSEQGGHRPVLIIQNDVGNKYSPTVIVAAITSQISKAKLPTHVEISAKQFSLDKDSVVLLEQLRTIDKRRLKEKVTHLSEDIMAKVDEAIRISLGLVQL; encoded by the coding sequence ATGATTGTAAAGCGTGGGGATATTTACTATGCTAATCTCAGCCCGGTAGTAGGTTCCGAGCAGGGTGGACACCGTCCGGTGCTAATCATCCAGAATGATGTTGGCAATAAATATAGTCCGACCGTCATTGTAGCGGCCATTACTTCCCAGATTTCTAAGGCCAAACTGCCCACGCATGTAGAAATTAGCGCCAAACAATTTAGCCTTGATAAAGATAGCGTTGTCCTGCTGGAACAGTTACGCACGATTGACAAGCGACGGTTGAAGGAAAAAGTTACGCATCTCAGCGAAGACATTATGGCCAAAGTGGATGAAGCAATCCGCATTAGCTTGGGGTTGGTTCAGCTATAA
- a CDS encoding CopG family ribbon-helix-helix protein — MADLKRIMISIPNSLLQEVDGIIAMEKLSRSQFVREAMRLYIEERKRKTVRDMMKKGYQEMAIINLALAEEGLVADAEAYDLMPTLLTERE; from the coding sequence GTGGCCGACTTAAAGCGTATCATGATTAGTATCCCGAACAGCCTTCTCCAGGAAGTAGACGGCATCATCGCCATGGAGAAGTTAAGCCGCAGCCAATTTGTTCGGGAAGCTATGCGCTTGTACATCGAGGAACGAAAACGCAAGACGGTACGCGATATGATGAAGAAGGGATATCAGGAGATGGCCATAATCAATCTGGCGCTAGCCGAAGAAGGATTAGTCGCCGACGCTGAAGCCTATGATTTGATGCCCACCTTGCTGACGGAGCGTGAATAG
- a CDS encoding NAD(P)H-hydrate dehydratase, protein MKIATAAEMRGIDKAAIEYFGIPGLVLMENAGAALARQVASILTDAANKKICVFAGKGNNGGDGFVAARHLANLGAKVKVFLVFDENDTAGDAQVNLNIVKKMGIDVLPLAGDRDWDMARVAATFADCIIDAMLGTGFSGGIQGNMARAVEIINSAGKPVVAADIPSGVHADTGQVGGTAVRADYTVTFGLPKPGLLLYPGAEYTGRLVVADITIPAALLCAEIIRQNAITVRKAKQLIPRRHPAAHKGVNGHVAIVAGSEAYTGAAALAATGALRAGAGLVTLGVAASLLNLMQMKLTEIITRPLPEIIGGAIGLKAVPYIDELAARCDVLAIGPGLGRAEETMAAVREVVRNCEKPLVIDADGLNALVGHTDVLRDTAALAVLTPHPGEMGRLLGLTPAQVNQDRLGVARQAAHNWGAIVVLKGAPTVVAFPDGEVYINTSGNAGMATGGTGDVLTGVIAALIAQGLSSHDAAVAGVYLHGLAGDIAAHAGQVGMAAGDVAQALPAAYAGLLEE, encoded by the coding sequence ATGAAAATAGCAACCGCGGCCGAAATGCGGGGGATTGACAAAGCGGCCATTGAATATTTCGGGATACCGGGACTTGTTCTCATGGAAAACGCAGGGGCCGCCCTCGCCCGGCAGGTGGCGTCCATTCTCACCGATGCAGCCAACAAGAAAATATGTGTTTTTGCCGGCAAAGGCAATAATGGCGGTGACGGTTTTGTCGCCGCCCGCCATCTTGCCAATTTGGGGGCCAAAGTAAAGGTTTTTTTGGTATTTGACGAAAATGATACGGCCGGCGATGCTCAGGTCAATCTGAATATCGTAAAGAAAATGGGGATTGACGTGCTGCCGCTGGCCGGCGACCGTGATTGGGACATGGCGCGGGTGGCGGCAACTTTTGCCGACTGTATTATTGACGCCATGTTGGGGACGGGGTTTAGCGGCGGTATCCAAGGCAATATGGCTCGAGCCGTCGAGATCATTAACAGCGCCGGAAAACCGGTTGTGGCGGCCGACATTCCTTCCGGCGTTCACGCCGATACCGGCCAAGTCGGCGGTACGGCAGTCAGGGCGGACTATACCGTTACCTTTGGGCTGCCCAAACCGGGGCTGCTGCTTTACCCAGGGGCGGAATACACCGGCCGGCTAGTGGTAGCCGACATTACTATTCCCGCGGCGCTGCTTTGTGCCGAGATTATCCGCCAAAACGCCATCACGGTCCGCAAAGCGAAGCAGCTTATCCCGCGCCGGCATCCGGCGGCGCATAAAGGAGTGAACGGCCATGTAGCCATTGTGGCCGGATCAGAGGCCTATACCGGTGCGGCGGCTCTGGCGGCGACGGGTGCGCTTCGCGCCGGCGCCGGCCTGGTAACACTGGGCGTTGCCGCGAGCCTGCTAAATCTCATGCAAATGAAACTAACCGAGATTATAACACGGCCGCTGCCGGAAATTATCGGCGGCGCTATCGGCCTGAAGGCGGTGCCCTACATTGACGAGCTGGCGGCCCGCTGTGATGTGTTGGCCATTGGTCCCGGCCTGGGACGGGCGGAAGAAACAATGGCGGCGGTGCGGGAAGTGGTCAGAAACTGCGAAAAGCCGCTAGTCATCGATGCAGACGGGTTGAATGCCCTCGTCGGTCACACCGATGTTTTACGGGACACCGCAGCCCTGGCCGTACTGACGCCCCATCCCGGCGAGATGGGGCGGCTCCTCGGCCTTACGCCCGCCCAGGTCAACCAGGACCGTCTTGGTGTGGCGCGTCAGGCGGCGCATAATTGGGGGGCGATTGTGGTACTCAAGGGGGCGCCGACGGTGGTGGCTTTTCCGGATGGGGAAGTATATATCAATACAAGTGGCAATGCCGGTATGGCAACCGGTGGCACCGGCGATGTGCTGACCGGAGTGATTGCCGCCCTCATCGCCCAAGGATTGTCCAGCCATGACGCCGCTGTCGCCGGTGTATATCTCCACGGCCTTGCCGGCGATATTGCCGCGCACGCCGGTCAGGTCGGTATGGCGGCCGGCGATGTGGCTCAGGCGCTGCCGGCGGCGTATGCCGGCTTGCTGGAAGAATGA
- a CDS encoding holo-ACP synthase: MIIGIGIDIVEIERIAAAIESDAFVRRIFTPGEQAYCEERGRQRAASYGARFAGKEALLKALGTGLSGGRWQEIEILPDAKGQPQVRLMGSFAQAAAAQGVERIYISLTHARHYAAAQVVLWGGESK; the protein is encoded by the coding sequence GTGATTATCGGTATCGGCATAGACATCGTGGAAATCGAACGGATTGCGGCCGCTATTGAGAGCGATGCCTTCGTGCGGCGAATTTTTACACCCGGCGAGCAGGCCTACTGTGAAGAGCGGGGACGGCAGCGGGCTGCTTCTTATGGCGCCCGGTTTGCCGGTAAGGAGGCACTGCTTAAGGCGCTGGGAACCGGTCTGTCCGGCGGGCGCTGGCAGGAAATCGAGATTTTGCCCGATGCGAAAGGACAGCCCCAGGTACGGCTCATGGGCAGCTTTGCGCAGGCCGCCGCCGCGCAGGGGGTTGAACGCATTTATATTTCTTTGACCCATGCCCGCCATTATGCGGCGGCGCAGGTCGTTTTGTGGGGAGGCGAAAGTAAATGA